cataatgtaaattatactttatttattttatttagatacatttaatattttatttataatttaacattttattaatatttattaatagtttaatattttattaatagtttaaaaataaatttgaaataattgaGGATGGAACTTTTTAACAGCTTGTCATGTAAATGAAATTAAACGATATACAAGGTCATGTTTACCCTTTGAAAAACCCAAAACCCTCGACTGCATTGCACGAACTGCCTTTTTCCCtctcttcaatcccttcaatttTACTTCTCGCCTTTTCTGTTGCGCCCTGCAATCTCTCTGCAAAATCCATCTCCCTAATATTAGAGCTTCCCGGTAAAATGGATTCCACCAAATGGGACAACCAAAAAAGTTTCTCACCATCCAAGCAATTCCCAGAACTCAATCTCCAAGCCTTAAACAGGCTGCAAAACCATTGCTCTGCCTTCCTCCAAAACCTTTCCCAATTCACTTTCTTTAATCCTAACTCCTCTTGTTTCCAGACCCACCTTCAAACATCTCTCTGCaacctccaaaacttcccaaGACATGTAATCGAAAATACAATCTCTCGCTTCAACCCAAAACCTCCCTCTGCATCCAATAACCCACTCTGGGCTCGAATTCCTCATGAATCCAAGACCCAATTCGAGCCACTTCGTCAGTCTCCTACTGCTCTGTCTACTGAAACCATTGAAGAGAGATTAGCAGGCGTGCCTGTGTATGCTTTGAGCAATTCCAATGAAGAATTTGTGTTGGTTTCTGGGTTTTCCACTGGGAAATCTCTCGGGTTGCTTTGCTTCAAGAAGGAAGATGCAGAGGCGCTTCTTGAGCAAATGAAGAGCATGGATCCTGGAATGCGAAAAAGTGGGTCTAAGGTGGTTCCAGTTGCTTTAAACAAGGTGCAAATCTTGACTTGACTtattcttttcccttttttcaGTCTTGGCTTATTACAATTTGATTTATGCTGTTCTTATTTGTCTTTAATTTGGTGCTTATTGTAGGTTTTTCAGCTAAAGGTTGATGGGGTGGCATTTAGGTTGATACCAGAGCCATCTCAAGTCAGAAATGCGCTGAGGGTGAGTATATTTTTGCAACATCAGAAATTCTGTTTATGGATTTACTCTGAATTTGAAGAAAACAAAATGGCTATTGTGATTTTGAGATTTTATCTTCAAGTAAAATAGTTGTATAGATTCTTATTTGTCatacaataaattatttatgccAGAATGGGAATTTTTTTCCCCTCTTTTGGATAGCAATCTGTACTGCTCTGTGCATATAAGCAGCAGCCTATGTGCATCTGTGTGCTTAATTGTGAGGCACAGCAGTATGCATTTGTGCCAACAAAGGTACATCATTGGGTTGAATGTGCTGATATGCATATACAGGTTTAAGAGGTCATTCCCCATCTTTATACACACTAAAGTTTTGACTCTATTATTATTTGCACCAACATGGTGGAAGGAAATAAGGATGAATGGGTAGAGGAGTGTGAAGAGCCGAATGAGATACAGAGAGCAATCTACAtattcttctttgttttttaaCTACATTATCATGGAATATTAGTATTTAACATCTAagataaaattgaatttgatgCAGTACAAgcaaacttttatttatttctgtCTAATCCTTTCTTAGTTTGGAGTATATACCTATTTCCTTTGGTCATTTCCTTAAACCAAACAAAGAATTGTTACTTTCattactttctttttcttctccttttaacACCATCCTTTCCTCACAAACAAGGTGTGTATGTGCATGACCATGAGGCTGTGCTTTAGTGCTTTACATAAGCATGGGTATTTGGGATATTGAATTTGTGATTTCTTCCTGGAATACTGGGTTTCTTGTGGAATTAGTAAATGGGGGAAAATTCCTAGCCAAAGAAGCATCTGGTTATTGAGTCAACCCTCAACACTATTCAATGACAGAAATTTTTAGATGACAAGGTGTAGTTTTTGTGTTCACTGTCAGTATGTTCTTAGCTAAAGTAAGCTGTAGGAACCAAGTTATAgtacaattatagaaagaaatCTAGAAGCTAAGATTTTGCATTCATattcttgcttttttttttttcccgttTTTTCAGTCTCAGGATGTACAAGATCCCATCAAGCTCATCCTTTAGGCATCAAATTCTATACTAAAGCAAATGGCTGTGATTGTCCTTGCTTGTGATGTTATCAGTTAAGGGTTCAAATCCTTGCTTCCTCTACAAATgtgtcccccccccccccacctaGCTTCCCCAAAATTTAATGCCATGGTTGAGGAGATATTTGAGAAGCTGGAGAAATTAACTAACACCTTGGTGATGAACCCTTCAAGCCAAGCGAATAGGAAAACCAAGATTGAAATGAGAACTAGTACACAGGAAAAAGGAAATTGAAATGATGAGAAGAGCCAAAGGAACAAGTTCAAGCGCTGAaacattataagcaaaaatcGGATTGGTCTATGCAACAACTAGTTTGGCCTGAATAGGATCAAGTTATAGGCCCTTGTATACGATTGAGTTATCAAATGGTGGCTAGGCAATCTCTCTAGAGTGGGAAGAAGTTCCTTATTATTGTTTATGCACTTTGTGAAGAATCTATGGTTATTAGAAGTAGAGCTCATTTCAGGGAGCCTTGAGACCTCGTGATATTTgcaaaataattttactttttttgttCATGAGATTGTTCTCTTTAAATAGTGATTACATGATAATATTTTCCAAAATAGGAAATTGTGAGGCTATAATCAACGAAACTATGCTTAAGAATTCTAATTGAAATAGAAGACTACTAGGAATAATCATTTCAACTTGGAAACTAATTGAAACATTATCTATTCCCATCTCTATTGTTGTTGTTTCTTGTTCAGTAGATCACCGCCCACATCTTGCAAATACCTTTTGCATGAAAGCATCCTAACATTACTTGTTGCTTCACCTTTGCACAAAACCCTTAGGAAAGAATGTTTTAGCCTGTGACTCGCTTCAATATAGGTACTACATGTACACCACCACATTGAGACTTTCTCTAGGAAGCTACCGGCTTGTTGAAGAAAGAAAGATTACTCTTAAAAGCAACCCTTCTCTTATATGATACCATTTTCCATGGATGAGATGATTCAAAGAGACAAGAACGCATGTATTCTCTACTGGAGAAAGAGCTTGTCCTCAAGCTTGAACTCTAGATAAGCTTGACAAAAATGAGCAACTATTTTTTGAGATGCATCAATAGGATGGAAGCCAAATTGTTGCACTAATATTTTCCAATTTCCACAATTGAGATATGAGTGGATGATGTAGGAATAAATATTACTCGGTCATATCCAAAGGTGGCTGAGTTAGAGGATTAGTTGGTGACTCACCCTTAAAGGCTTTGAGTGGGGAGACATGAAAAACATTATGATGCTTTTAGGTTTTAACTCCAGTGATACATGACTTTCCCAATTAGGCACGACTTACCAACATTTGAGTTTTGGCGATAGGGATGTAACCTATGAAGGCAACTAGACTAGCATTCCAAGGGTAAACACTAAGTCATATTGCCCTTTGTCATGATAGCTTTCATGCGGTGTTGACCTTGTTGTAGTTGATTGTGGATTTCATGCAATACCAATTTACCTATGCTAGGCTGATTTGCATATGCTAGGTTGAGGAGAAGGCTATCTTTGTGCACAATAATAATAAGAGTTGCTTCTAGAAATTGCTAGTAAATATAGCATTTCTATCACACATGATGACTTAAACAAACCAATCAACATGTTGACATATTTTTTGTAAATAAcctagatttgtagtgattGTGTGCATAATTAGGTGCTTAGATTATGTGATATGATTAAGTTATAATtagagaattaatttattttcttatctatTATGTATTCTTATAAATAGTATATTTACTCAAATTGGCTTGAGAGGAATCCTCAAgcatttttctttcaaaatttcTGTTTCCATCTCCTTTTTCATCACAACCGAACAACATGCTCATAAAATGTGTGTGCCACATAAATAGCTATATAAGGATGATTCTTATGATCCACGGTCACAGATTTCGTCACAAAACAATTGATAGAAAAGGAGTTCATCAGAGGAAACTCTTATTAACCGGAGAGAGTTTTAAATCTCAATGTGTTTATCATTAATCTGCTTGCTTTGTTCAAGGATAATAACCTTTTATATAATGAAGGTTACATTCAATCATAATAGTTCTAATTGAACTAAATATCCAATACAAGTAGTGTTATTCAATTTGAAGAACTAATCTAAATAAAGTAATCTAAATTTGCAAATTGCTTTGAGATAAAATGCTATCCAAATCAGTGATAGAGAATTTTAGCGATAGTGCACATTTTCAATTTTGTTTTGCACGTCTATTGTAATGTTTCCCCATAAATGCATCCACAAAAATGAGCCATTGGGATGAAATGAACATATATAGAAAAGCGATCATCAATAACAAGTAACATAGACTTGCCCCATGATTTGGCAAATCATCAATGAAATTCATGGAAATGTATGCCCAGATCTAGTTAGAAATGATTAGTTTCTAAAGCGACCCTTCGGTACTTAAATGTTTGGTCTTATCATGTTTGAAAATTAGACAAGCTGCAACATAGTCTCTGATTGTTGATTTGATTCCTTTTTGATAGAAGTCATGGCAAACTCATAATATTTTTTGTGCACCCCCTATAATGGAAACCCGACAATATTGGTGCAATCAATGGAGAGGATGGCAAAAGTCAAAAGTCAAAAGAGAAACTCTTTTTTGTGAAGAATGAGGCCATCATATAAGGAACACGAAGAGTCCAATTCTCCTTGTGCCACCTTGAGTTATAGCTTTTGGTGCAATAAGAGTGCTTGAGTTTGTGAAATGGCATACATCCTCCTCTCATCTTTGTTTCTTCGAGATAGAGCATTTGTGACTCCATTTAAGTGCCTAGCCTTCTACTCCACCTGAAAGTCAAAACCCATCAACTTGTTAATCAAATTTTGTTGTGGTGAAGCAAGTAGCCCCTATACGAGCAAGGATTTCAAGCGACAATGGTTTATCTAAGATATGATAAGTAAGGGTGACAATGTTGGTTAGTTTTGTCTGACCCAATTAATTCTCACTCATAAGATGGTCTTTTGAAGTGTGATGTTGCcaattttatacttaaaaaaaattggATTGCCATGTTGTTGAAGGACTGCACCATTGCCATCTTTAGGGGATATCACACTCCACAACAACATCATCTATAAAATTGGGCAAATGTAGTAGAGGGGCAGCAACAAGTATGGTTATTTAAAGAAGCCAAGGTTGACTTAGTCCCGGTGTTGTTAAAGGTGAAAAAGGGCGTGAGACGAGGCGCCTTGCACAAAGGCGTTGCCTCAAACCATTGAGGCACTAGGTGCTAGAGGCGATGCCTCACTGAAGCAaggttaattttttttgtttagaaTGCTTTTAAATATCTAAAGAGAAACCCTAGCCTCttgctgtaacagcccggaaatccggaccgctaccggcgctaggatccagatcggcgtaaggccgccgggacccgtagcaagcctgacatataacctgtacacctgtaaatcccatacatgatcaaacaaactCAAAAGAGTCTGTAAATATTCTCATACATcatccaagctcaacctgtacattacataatcataaacataaaccaccactggagccctcatcaaatgctccaatggggtatctcattaTACATCGAGCTTGGACtatcataaacatcataaacatatctctggatcatgtatcaaaagggataactttactcatagggtcaagcacaactataacctcaatatatctcattacataacatgctataatcttttacattacatcatagtacaattgtcatgtccacaacctaactattacataaacatccttcgaaactctggctaacctcctggtctaccctgtacctgcacatctggggttaggggagaggggtgagctacaaagcccagtgagcagaatagagaaaacatattttaaaatttcatgcttacatgaaatgcaacacatcacaatcatatcacataaggatggtattgtcacctctagtcctctatattccaaaatgccgggacgtagaatgggtacaaccggacttcctcttactataacataacataacgttccaagatgccagggacgtagaatgggtacaacctggtctttctcttactctggccgggacgtagaatgggtacaaccggcaaccataccataacatgcctcatcataacatatcaaggactaaaggatcattcaatgcccatccacaacatcatcaagtatgcaatgcaacatattcgtggaatctaatgcaaacaacctaaaatatcacatggcattcatgatgcatggtcatgctcaaaattcatatttcattaatttaatcttaaggtttattccactcacctctggctagctctgacaaactctatagcagctggctcactgcgggggtcctcggttcctcgggtccgaacctacacaggtggactccaatgagggaccaaacatacataaacataactctaatatactccccaaaaaccccctaaaacatcatgaaataatgttagaaatacatgcatgaaatggctgaacagggcactttcggcggcaggttcggcggccgaaagtccctccagagccgaaagtcaggcactttcggcggcaccttcggcggccgaaagtcccagacagatccgaaagtcctctttcgggggcaagcttcggcagccgaaagctgcctccacaagagggttcggcggccgaaagtcccttcggcggccgaacct
The sequence above is a segment of the Manihot esculenta cultivar AM560-2 chromosome 5, M.esculenta_v8, whole genome shotgun sequence genome. Coding sequences within it:
- the LOC110616189 gene encoding protein TIC 22-like, chloroplastic codes for the protein MDSTKWDNQKSFSPSKQFPELNLQALNRLQNHCSAFLQNLSQFTFFNPNSSCFQTHLQTSLCNLQNFPRHVIENTISRFNPKPPSASNNPLWARIPHESKTQFEPLRQSPTALSTETIEERLAGVPVYALSNSNEEFVLVSGFSTGKSLGLLCFKKEDAEALLEQMKSMDPGMRKSGSKVVPVALNKVFQLKVDGVAFRLIPEPSQVRNALREREKAGVFDDGFSGVPVFQSRSLVLRSQNKSYRPVFFRKEDLDKSLMRASRQQRKLNPALRQGDIQVAVFEEIIKSMKESSTSMWDDVVFIPPGFDVSTDPAQL